A region of Vigna radiata var. radiata cultivar VC1973A unplaced genomic scaffold, Vradiata_ver6 scaffold_48, whole genome shotgun sequence DNA encodes the following proteins:
- the LOC106752865 gene encoding uncharacterized protein LOC106752865, whose product MLFWRSGTCHFIDKSVKPPRKTGHPTRVVVCTLGDPLTCMSMLFVCHSSLVGKSMSMKFFNKHIFEHQQENLSMKGLGRHMLHEQFQARFSQVISETASAGPSTCAPLDPTDEERLRNQCWFEVVGRRY is encoded by the exons ATGCTCTTTTGGAGAAGTGGAACATGCCACTTTATAGACAAAAGTGTGAAACCACCAAGAAAAACAGGACATCCGACAAGGGTGGTTGTTTGCACACTAGGGGATCCACTAACGTGCATGAGCATGCTATTCGTCTG TCACAGCAGCTTGGTCGGAAAGTCCATGTCGATGAAATTTTTCAACAAACACATATTCGAGCATCAACAGGAGAATTTGTCGATGAAAGGTCTAGGCAGACACATGTTACAT GAACAATTTCAAGCTAGATTTTCTCAAGTAATATCTGAGACAGCATCCGCTGGTCCTTCAACATGTGCTCCCCTAGACCCTACAGATGAGGAAAGATTGAGGAACCAATGTTGGTTTGAGGTTGTCGGTCGAAGGTACTAG